A part of Puntigrus tetrazona isolate hp1 chromosome 21, ASM1883169v1, whole genome shotgun sequence genomic DNA contains:
- the si:dkey-175m17.7 gene encoding uncharacterized protein si:dkey-175m17.7, which produces MPPLPLDERIVVIQRPKSLALRVASPPTTSQSSSHRPATHNEPPPRLPQPQPPPPRSHPGSNYLSLECKRRQSSHVQRDKGERGAPFEGSSHNASHCHSNGTVTLGPRPHKHTHTIDIRVSLDKGGRGGSYIDKGRSSSLTRSGSIKGNRTKRVSLHLDPGQGERKCKGKSSELVEKHHQNHHQSQNRNQHSSHHPNQLTVSPGGILEFVPAQRQQSKSKSTRERDLSSKSCSATASHTLLSERDVSSVGNKENSKLGPGHQQPHAHSLSRHHSTAPLPHAAILNQHYPAAPPSLPSRAPASYQHISQPRPSRTRDHRPQILHALPLSPTSSQGGFPSPDHTCTIDFSHPCGCWRLVRCRRGRGHSTGCHGRGTSPSSSFSHAPGTSAANGGGGTMGLKTLGGCLSTASTTNTSSSNSTVSDCRTGLLRPLGCASCSGEAGGFESPAAFRKKLVGGCLPCTPLSSSAPLRALQSCVSGCNPKASQTGSSTCSYCSSDPIVVTFNPHRGNPPNMGRNIGAHTMGGYQPDDDDYSVRTIWPEELAKKMTRSKTQPIHHNAGIGMGSGRSCMGHNQNSGNGSNPVILDCRNLMEFTRSQLTDQAGRRRLQQGKMAVLDFIGSGNSGDQGRDSLKRLWNKGADACMGDGNGFDDEVLPQSPSLRSPSPDSPPSFSPPPSAPSTLIKPKPKQREREGGHTLPSAQSLHLVLNSLNREQDEENGRVHLSLPLSSSLPASLSEESVMTPDVENAVISPILPFLFLGNERDAQDLDLLLRLNIGFVVNVTTHLPLYHLDTGLVRYKRLPATDNSKQNLRQYFEEVFEFIEEAHQCGRGVLVHCQAGVSRSATIVIAYLMKHTLMTMTDAYKYVRGRRPIVSPNLNFMGQLLEFERDLNSGVTPRILTPKLSGLETQV; this is translated from the exons ATGCCTCCGCTCCCTCTTGACGAGCGCATAGTGGTTATTCAGCGCCCCAAAAGTTTGGCCTTGCGCGTGGCCTCCCCACCAACCACTTCACAATCTTCCTCACACCGCCCAGCCACTCACAACGAACCCCCACCCCGCTTACCACAACCCCAACCCCCACCACCCCGTTCCCATCCAGGTTCCAACTACCTTTCTCTGGAATGCAAGCGCAGGCAATCATCCCATGTTCAGAGAGATAAAGGAGAACGAGGTGCTCCCTTTGAGGGCAGCAGCCACAATGCTAGCCATTGTCACAGCAATGGGACAGTAACTTTAGGTCCCAGACctcacaagcacacacataccATTGACATTAGAGTGTCTTTGGACAAAGGTGGAAGAGGAGGATCTTACATTGACAAAGGCCGCAGCAGCAGTCTTACCCGAAGTGGAAGCATCAAAGGGAACAGAACTAAACGGGTGTCCCTACACTTAGATCCAGGGCAAGGTGAAAGGAAATGCAAAGGAAAGTCTTCCGAATTAGTGGAGAAGCACCACCAGAACCATCATCAGAGTCAAAACCGGAATCAGCACAGTAGCCATCATCCAAACCAACTCACAGTCTCTCCTGGAGGGATCTTGGAATTTGTACcagcacagagacagcagtCCAAATCCAAGTCaacaagagagagagacctgTCATCAAAGTCTTGCTCTGCAACTGCCAGCCACACATTGCTCAGTGAGAGGGACGTATCATCTGTAGGAAACAAAGAAAACTCCAAACTGGGACCCGGCCACCAACAGCCCCACGCCCACAGCCTATCCCGTCACCATAGTACAGCCCCATTGCCCCATGCTGCCATCCTAAACCAACACTACCCTGCTGCACCACCCTCACTCCCTTCCCGAGCCCCTGCCTCCTATCAGCACATTAGTCAACCCCGTCCCTCACGCACCAGAGATCATCGGCCCCAAATTCTTCACGCTCTGCCCCTCTCCCCTACTTCCTCCCAAGGAGGCTTTCCCAGTCCTGACCACACATGTACAATTGACTTTTCCCACCCTTGTGGCTGTTGGAGGTTGGTGCGTTGTAGAAGAGGTAGAGGTCACTCGACTGGCTGCCACGGGCGTGGTACAAGCCCATCTTCTTCATTTTCCCACGCCCCAGGAACAAGTGCTGCCAACGGAGGTGGCGGAACCATGGGATTGAAGACTTTAGGAGGATGTCTGTCAACTGCTTCCACCACCAACACCTCCTCTTCCAACAGCACTGTCTCGGACTGTCGAACAGGGCTGCTCAGACCTTTGGGTTGTGCATCCTGTTCTGGAGAAGCTGGAGGTTTTGAGAGCCCTGCTGCATTCCGTAAGAAACTGGTTGGGGGTTGTTTACCCTGCACTCCCCTGTCCTCATCTGCTCCTCTTCGAGCACTCCAGAGTTGTGTCAGTGGGTGCAATCCCAAAGCAAGCCAAACTGGCAGCTCCACATGCAGTTACTGCAGTAGTGACCCCATTGTAGTGACCTTTAACCCACACCGAGGGAATCCTCCCAACATGGGGCGTAATATTGGTGCACATACCATGGGAGGATACCagcctgatgatgatgattacaGTGTACGCACAATCTGGCCGGAGGAGCTAGCAAAGAAGATGACCCGCTCTAAAACCCAACCTATCCATCATAATGCAGGTATTGGAATGGGCTCAGGGAGAAGCTGCATGGGCCACAACCAGAACAGTGGTAATGGCAGCAATCCTGTAATCCTGGACTGTCGAAACCTTATGGAGTTCACTCGTTCCCAGTTGACAGATCAGGCAGGACGACGGAGGCTCCAGCAAGGCAAGATGGCAGTTTTGGACTTTATCGGATCAGGGAATAGTGGGGACCAGGGTAGAGATTCCCTCAAGCGGCTTTGGAACAAAGGAGCAGATGCTTGCATGGGGGATGGCAATGGGTTTGATGATGAAGTGCTTCCACAATCTCCATCCCTCCGCTCTCCATCTCCAGATTCTCCTCCATCATTCTCACCCCCACCCTCTGCTCCTAGCACGCTTATTAAGCCCAAACCCAAACAGCGAGAGAGGGAGGGTGGACATACCTTACCCTCCGCACAGTCACTCCACTTGGTCCTCAACTCACTCAACCGGGAACAAGATGAGGAAAATGGACGAG tgcaCCTTTCCCTCCCTCTTTCCTCATCCCTCCCAGCGTCACTCTCTGAGGAGAGTGTCATGACCCCAGATGTGGAAAATGCTGTGATCAGCCCGATCCTCCCTTTCCTTTTCCTCGGCAATGAGAGAGATGCACAGGATTTGGATCTACTGCTTCGTCTCAacattggttttgtggtcaatGTCACAACCCATCTTCCCCTCTACCACCTGGACACAGGCTTGGTGCGTTACAAAAGGCTCCCTGCCACTGACAACAGCAAACAGAACCTGCGACAGTATTTTGAAGAGGTTTTTGAGTTTATCG aggAAGCTCACCAGTGTGGACGGGGCGTTCTTGTGCACTGCCAAGCAGGTGTGTCCCGCTCAGCTACTATAGTCATTGCTTACCTGATGAAGCACACCCTCATGACCATGACTGATGCCTATAAGTATGTACGCGGACGGCGGCCAATAGTCTCCCCCAACCTCAACTTCATGGGCCAGCTGCTAGAGTTTGAGAGAGACCTCAACTCTGGGGTAACTCCTCGCATCCTCACCCCTAAACTGAGTGGCCTGGAAACACAAGTTTAA